The segment TGGAGATTTAGTCGATATAGAATTACCTCAACAACACATTATAGGTAATAGTAGAGTATTAGAACTGGATTTCAAAAAAAAATATGCTAAAATTCTTCCTCCGATATATAAAAATCAGAGAATAAAATTACATAATAATGAAAAAATTAATATTAGGGTATATAATAAAGGTTCTAATGTTATGATAAAATCTTATATTTTAGACATCTCAAAGGATCATATACTAATATACTTACCTGCATATTGTTATAAAATACAAAAAAGAATTTTTTTTAGAATTCCTATTATTAGGAATGGAATATTATTTGATGAAGAAAATAATAAATTAATACCTTTTGAAACTAGGGATTTTAGTGCAGGTGGGATTCAAATTGCAGTAAAAGAGGTTTTGGATAATAAAGAATATTTATTAAAATCACTAGCTTTAGATGAAGATTTTATACTAAATGAAATTAAAACACAAGTTGTTCGATATATTGATGAAAATATATTTGGAGAAAAACTATATGGTTTAAAGTTTTTAAACCTTGATTATGAATTAGAAAAAAATATTGTAAGGTATGTTAATTTATATACTATAAAAGCCAAACATCCAAATCAGGGGGAGTAATATGAATCAGAGTAAAATATTTGGATTTATTGAAATTTCACTTGTAAACTTTCTATTATTTTTTATAGATATTACCCTTAGATATTTTGGATATGTTTTAATTAATCCAAATCCATATTTTCTTTTCACATTATTTGTTTCAATAAGGTATGGAATAAATCTTTCATTATATTCTACAGTTACAGGAACATTATTTACTTTTTTGTCAATTTATTTATACAACAAAGAGATTTTTTTTAATATTATTATTACTTGGGAAGTTCTTAAAATACCCTTATTTATGTTATCTTTCGGCGTTATTGTTGGTTTTTTTAGAGATATGTATGTTCAACAAATTAATACATTAAATGATAAATTAGAATTACTAAAACATAAAATAGAATTGTTAGAAGAAGATATTAGAAAGTATAAAAATGTTACAGATGATTTGGAACAAAAATTGGTTTTAGAAAAAAAAGGTGTGTCTTTATTAGTTGATAGATTAAAAGAAATTGAATATGATAGTAGTGAAGACATCTTTAATGAAGCAATAGACTTAATATCAGAATTTATTGGTGCAAAAACTGTATCTATTTACACATTAAGCAAAAATGACTTTCTGAGATTAAAAGTAAGAAAAGGTGAACAATTTTTGCCAAACTCATTTGATTTAAATAAATCTGTTGTTTTAGGATTAGCTAAAGAATTTGGAAGTTCTAATATTAATGTATTATTTTTAACTGAAACAGAATATGAATTTGAATATGAACCTGCTATTGCTGTTGCTATAAAAGATAAAGATACAATCTTAGGTTTTATTATTGTAGAAATTATAGAACCAGAAAAAATCAATAAAAATACTGAAATATATTTAAAAATATTATCTGACTGGTTAAGTACATTATTATATGCATCTTTAGAATTATCAGAAAAAAACAAGGATATTGATATTATTGAAAAATTTTCAGATGTTTTAGAAAAAATTGAAGAAAGACGAAAAAGATTTAAAATTCCTTATTCAGTTATAATAGCTAAAAGTAATAAATATATCCCTGTTGAAAATTTAAAATCATTTATAAGAGATACTGATTATATATTTTTTGACAAAAACACTTTTGAATTTAGGATTATATTAACTTCTAGTAGTGACATAGGATTAAAAAGGGTTTTAGAGAAAATTAATAATTACGATCAAGATATTAAAATTTTGGAGGCATATACAAAATATGCATAAAAGAAAATTTTTTGAGATCTTATCATTTATTGATTTTATTATTGGTACTTTAAGTATATTTTTTATATTATTTAACTTATATATAATTGGTTATATATTTATATTATTATATTTAATTATATTTTTAATTATTACTTTATTTGAAAAAAAAGAATTGAAATTTATTATCATAAAAATAAGCATAGCTATTTTTCTATTTCCTTATTATCCTTTAATTTTATTTTTCCATTATAGAAAAATATCTCCAATATATAATCCTATTGACTTTGAAGAAGCCAAATTAGATATTCATGGAAATATATCTTTTTCATCAATAGATTTAGCACCATTTTATATTATTTTAAAATATGGTGATCCCAAGCAGCGTAAATACGTAATAAGAATGTTATATAACTCTATAATCCAAGAAATTATAGAGTTTGTTGATGGCATTCAACTAATAAGAAGTGCTATTAATAATGACTCACATCCCGATGTAGTTCTTTATGCATCAGATGCATTGACTAATTTAGAGAAATTTTTAGTTGAGTCAATATATAAATATATGAATAACTTAAATTCATTAGAAGACTATATTAATTTTGGAAAATATTCTTATTATTATGCAAAATCTGGTTTTTTGGCTGGAGAACATGAAAGAGAAATATTATGGCAATCTTCTATTATTTTATTGCCCGCAATGGATATTTTCCCAGAAAGTCCTGATTTATATTATTTTACTTTTAAAATAATGGAATTATTAGGAGAATATGATGAGTTAGAAAATATTTTAAATTCTGTATTATTAAAGTTTAAACATTATAAAATTTTAGAATTTGCTATTTTTTACTATATAAAAAGAAAAAATCCAAAAAAAGTTCAAAATTTGATTTCCTTATATATGGAACTCGGATTTTCTTCCAATAACGATGCTATAAAATTTATGCTCGGAGGATGACATGTTTAAAAAAAAAATATTTCTATTATTATCTATCATTTCATTATTTTTTGGATTTGCTAGCCTTTTTTTATTTTTATTTAATAATTATTCTTTATCATTTATATTTTTACTTTTATATTTTATATTTATATATATTATATTGTTTTCAGAAAGTCGTCTTGTTACATCGACTCTATTTAAGTCAATTGTATCTCTTGTTTTATTTCCTTTTTATCCCATAATCCACTACTATTCATATAGAGGATTCGATCCAATTTATAATGAAATAGACTTCGAAGAAGGGAAATTATTAGAAACTAAAAAAATTGCCTATTATGCTTTTGATTTAGCACCTTTTAATATTATATTGAAATACGGTGATGCTTCTCAAAGAAAATTTGTTGTTAGATTAATTTATAATTCTATTAAAGAAGAAAAAATTGATTTGGTAGATGGTATAGAATTAATAAAAAACGCTATTAATATTGATATGCATCCTGATGTTGTTTTATACGCTACAGATGCTTTAAATAGTCTAGAAAAATTCTTAATAAATAAAATTGCACATTTATCCAAGGAATTAAATTCATTGGAAAATTATTTATATTATGCTAAATATTCTATATACTATTTAAAATCTGGATTTATTATGCCAGGTTTTGAAAATGAATTTATTGAAGAGGTTATCAGTAATCTAAAAAAAGGAATTGAAATTTTCCAAAACTCTTCAAAATTATACTTATATTATTTAGAAATTCTAGAATATATTGGAAATAATATAGAACTAGAGGAAATATTAAATGATATAATAAACAAATATCAATATCCTGAAATATATGAATTTGCCATTTTATATTATATAAAAAAGAAAAATATGAAAAAAGCACAACAACTAATTTCCAAGTTCTTAGATAACAATTTTACTCCTTCTCACGAATCTATAAAATTTATATTGGGAGGATAATATGAAAAGCAAAAGAGATTTTATGACTGAATTTATAATCGATAAGTCCCTTATGAAAAAATATTCTAAAAATACATACAATAAAACAAAAGATAAAATAAGAAGTATTCTTTCAAAAATATATAAATCTTTACCTATATATTATATATTGTTTTTTTCTACTTTATTCTTAATTTTTCTATTAATATTTATAAATTACAAAACCACACGTGATTTTGATCCTAATTATATAAAAAGCTTGCCTTGGGAAAAAAGAACTTCATTTTTGAGAGAGGTTGAATTGATAAGTAAACTTAAAAATAAAAAAAGTTATAAAGATGAAGATTTAGCTATTATTAATGAATTAATAAGTGTTGCTATTGCTTTGAAAGATGAAGAAACTTTAAAATTTGCAGAGAAAATTAAATATGATTATTTAATAAATTCTTTAAATACTATATCAAATTTAAAATTTATAAGTGATTTTACAAATAATTTAGAATTTAGAAGAAAAATGGGGTTATTTATGTATTCTAATAATGATATTTTTTTAAAAAATATAAATAAGAACTTGGATAAAATAGATAAAATCATATTATATTTAACACTATGGAAATATAATTCAAACAAATTAAATGCTTTATCTATTTATTATACAAAAGATGAATTAAATTATATAGAAAATATAATAAATACTTTAGGTGATTTAAAATGAAAGTCGGCATAATATTTGAAGGAACTTATCCATATGTAACTGGAGGTGTATCCAGTTGGGGTAATACTTTAATGCAAAATATGAAAGATATTGAATTTTGTGTTATTCATTTAGGTCCTGAACCACAAAAAAGAATTCCCAAATATACATTTTCAGAAAATATTGTTGATTATTTTGAATTTTTTCTTTTTGCAAAATATAATTTTAAGCATAA is part of the Marinitoga sp. 38H-ov genome and harbors:
- a CDS encoding PilZ domain-containing protein; amino-acid sequence: MEEKNNIYIEKVKVNTILYNGDLVDIELPQQHIIGNSRVLELDFKKKYAKILPPIYKNQRIKLHNNEKINIRVYNKGSNVMIKSYILDISKDHILIYLPAYCYKIQKRIFFRIPIIRNGILFDEENNKLIPFETRDFSAGGIQIAVKEVLDNKEYLLKSLALDEDFILNEIKTQVVRYIDENIFGEKLYGLKFLNLDYELEKNIVRYVNLYTIKAKHPNQGE